The following is a genomic window from Coriobacteriaceae bacterium.
AGCTCAGAGGTATCGCTGAGCAGCGTAGAATAGGGGGTGTTGACCAAGCCGCGAAACAGATATGAAACGTTTCCGGCAAACCAAACGCGCGATATGCGCCTATTTAAGTTGGAGGCAACTATGGGTCTGCTCGATTCGCTTAAGTCCACCTTCACCTCGACCGGCGAGGCGTCCGTTCCGCCCGCAGCAAGCTTCGCCACCCGCGAAGGCGTCATCTATGCCCCCGTCAACGGCGTGCTCGTCAGCCTGGACGAGGTTCCCGACGAGACGATCGCCTCGGGCATGCTTGGCCAGGGCTATGGCATCGAGCCCATTACCGGCACCATCTATGCGCCCGCCAACGGCCGCATCGGCGCCACCACTGTCACCAACCACTCCATCGGCATGATTACCGAGGACGGTCTGCGCGTATTCATCCATGTTGGCCTGGGCACCGTGGAAATGAACGGCAAGGGTTTTGCCCGCTTTGTCGAGATGGGCGATGTGGTCAAGGCCGGCCAGCCGCTCATCAGCTTCGATCGCGAGGCCATCAAGGCCGCCGGCCACGAGGACATCGTGACCGTCATCGTCTCCGAGCTCGATCGTCTTAAGAGCATCGACCATGTCGGCGAGTCTGGAACGCTTATCGGCGGCAACCCGCTCGTCAAGCTTGGCGACCCGCTGCTGGTTGCCAAGACCAAGTAGCCAGGC
Proteins encoded in this region:
- a CDS encoding PTS glucose transporter subunit IIA, whose protein sequence is MGLLDSLKSTFTSTGEASVPPAASFATREGVIYAPVNGVLVSLDEVPDETIASGMLGQGYGIEPITGTIYAPANGRIGATTVTNHSIGMITEDGLRVFIHVGLGTVEMNGKGFARFVEMGDVVKAGQPLISFDREAIKAAGHEDIVTVIVSELDRLKSIDHVGESGTLIGGNPLVKLGDPLLVAKTK